In one Gemmatimonadaceae bacterium genomic region, the following are encoded:
- a CDS encoding capsid cement protein encodes MTSSRFARWSGAPPTAGLCSSGADAEVVTLALADPGGSPDPGPQAQGVGLLAVPGLPVQVEAGAAFSVGATLQSDGTGRAITWASGAKVARALEAATAAGQVKWVVLLSGR; translated from the coding sequence GTGACGTCAAGCCGGTTCGCCCGATGGAGCGGGGCGCCGCCGACCGCGGGGCTCTGCTCGAGCGGTGCGGACGCGGAAGTGGTGACGTTGGCCTTGGCCGACCCCGGCGGCTCACCCGATCCCGGACCGCAAGCCCAGGGCGTCGGCTTGCTCGCAGTGCCGGGCCTCCCGGTTCAGGTCGAGGCGGGCGCTGCGTTTTCGGTGGGTGCCACGCTGCAAAGTGATGGGACCGGACGGGCGATCACGTGGGCGAGCGGCGCGAAGGTGGCCCGCGCGCTGGAAGCGGCGACCGCAGCGGGTCAGGTCAAGTGGGTGGTTCTGTTGTCCGGACGGTAG